In Gimesia chilikensis, the genomic window GGGCTGGCAGCCAGCTCTTCTGCTTTCTGAATCGCGCCTTTCATACCGTCAGCCCCGGGTGTCAGTACTAGGTTGGCACCGAAGCCTTTCAACATCAGACGTCGTTCTACGGACATCGAATCAGGCATGGTCAGGGTTAACTGGTATCCGCGGGCTGCACAAACGAAAGAAAGTGCAATGCCGGTGTTACCACTGGTCGGCTCCACCACCTGCATTCCAGGCTTCAGTTTCCCGCTCTTTTCCGCATCCCAGATCATGTTCGCACCGATGCGGCACTTAACGCTGTACGCCGGATTTCGACCTTCGACTTTGGCCAGGATTGTCGCCTTCAACCCTTCCGTCAAATGGTTGACCTTAACCAGAGGGGTCCGACCGATTGTTTCAGAGTTATCTTGATAAATGGGCATATTAACGCTCTTTCAATGAGGGGAACTTCCAGATGAATGTTCAAATACGGACCTGTGACTGAAAGATTGCCAGTCTTGGCGTAAACAGTTAAGGGACTGGAATTTGACAATCCTCGTCAGCTCGCCTGTATTATGTAAGATCGCTGAAAATGAGGCAATCCCTATCTCAACCCCCTCCAAATAGCGAAGTTGGGGCAAATGCAGGCAATTACGCCTGCAGATCAGGTGTCAGCGGCGCCCGATATCTGGAATGCGGCTAATCCTGGAAAAATGAAAGCGTGAACGGGGCCGTGGGGCCGACGGTCTGCTTCCGCTCTGAAAAAAGCAATGCTTCTCCTGGAGCGCTGACCATCCCGTCTGCTGCGATCGATATTTGCTCGATTCGGGAGTGCTGGTCCTGTTGCGAAGCGGCTTGGTATGCCGCCCACTGATCGGCACTGTAATCAGTTTCCATCCAGCGGAACCGACCAACTCCATAGAGATTATAATCCAGGAAACAGTCTTTGGACTGCAGATCCAGAATCGTGTCACACTTGCTGACTGCCGTCAGTGTCAGGTGACCATGGCTTTGCGCATCTAAGAATACGCCGGTTCTGGTGCCTGTGATCACGGTATGCTCAACAATAGCATGAGCACCATTGCGGACACTGAGACCCACCGCGCTTCCCTCTCCAAACACGGACACATTCTGAGCAAACAGAATCGTTCGGGCCAGAAGATTCTGTTCTCCACCAATCAGATGGCGTGGCACCGCACCGGCGATATCAATTTCCTTCTGTGTATTGTTGCGGACCTGACAGTCCACCAGTGAATGGTAACCACCCACCAGACTGACGCCCACCTGATTCTTTTCTGCCAGCACACCGTTATAAACGGAACGGGACGCGTTGACATCCTGGATGCCATAGAAGTTGCCATGGACGTAAGCGTTTTGAACAATGAGTCCCCCCGCTTCATGAATGGAAATACCATCATCGCCGTTGTGTCGCGCGACTACATTCTCCAGTCGAATGCCGCGACAGTCCCCATGGATATTGAACCCATCATTCGTAAAATGTTCCGCAATCAGATTCTGGCAGGAAATGTAGCTGGCACTGGTCAGAGTCAATCCACTGACCTTCAACGTCGCCTCCAGTTTATAATCGACAGGTCGCTTTCCTGCTGCGCAATGCAGATAGATCCGGTGAGACTCTCGATCCCAGAAATGCTCCCCCTCTTTAAGAGCTTCTCGATTTCTGGCAGCAGGCAGACGTTTCCCTGCTGATACCAGAAACGGATTTCCGTACGGAGTCTTATCCAGTTGTAAGACGTAGACTCCCTCTCCCGTCGATTTCCATTGTTCCGCCGGGAGAGACCTGAGGCCTGAAATAACCGCACCATTTCCCTCGATCAAAAACGGTCGATCAGGAATCCCGCCCAGCTTGCGAAACAGCATCGATTCCCGGTAGACGGTGCCTGTATTCGCCAGTTCGATTCGGTCGCTGGTTTTGGAAAGTGCGATCGCCCGGGCAATCGTTGCCACAGCGGTTTTCTCTGAAAGTCCATCATACTCATCGCTGCCCGTCTGGTTATTGACATAGTAAGTGGCAGCCTGAGTCTCGGAAACGCTCACAACTCCAGCGATGATCGAAGTGCAGAGCAAAGCGAAACAGGGAACTCTCATCAACAGAAAAAGGACACAAGATTTAATATGATCTGACATGATCAGGAATCCGAAATCAATGGTGGGTGTTACGTGAGGAATTCAGGGGTCAACTGTGCGGGAAGAAGTAAGGAATGATCTGCATCTGAAATGCCTGTAGACTGAAATAACCAAAAAAAGCGGCAGCCCAGACCATTGTGACAAATCTTAGTGGGCTGGTACTGATACTGCGACTCAGAATTTTCGAATTCATGTACAACAGGATCATCGAATAAAGGAACATCACGCCGCCATTCATGGCAGCGGAAGTTTTAATCAAAAACAAAGGCTGACTGAAATGCGGATTAATCGATCCGTAGAGCAGGATCGCTGAGCCTAACAGAATCTCTCCCCACAGGAAAAAATAGTAGAGTTTACTCAGAGACCAGTGCTCGTTTTCCCGCAAGTAATTGACTTTGAGAATGTCCGCAGAGATGCGGGCCGTCGCATCCAGTACCCCCAGTTCCGTAGTCAGCAGAATCGCCACCCCCATCAACAAAAACAGCAGTTTGAAGGTATTCCCTAATTTTGCTTCCAGCAATGTCGCCTGGCCCCAGATAAAATTCAGCCCTTCTCCAAACTTACCCATACCCTCCCGTATCTGGCCATTGGCCTCATAGAACAGGGAATACGAAATCAGGGACAGCAACACGAGGCAGGCTAGACAAGTCAAAAAGAAACTGAAAAAGTGTTCGATGTTGGCTGCCCGCCACCACTGTTTCCAACGTTCCTGATTTTCCGGCGTATGCTTGAAATGATAGCCGACTTCACTGACCGCCTCTTCCTGTCCGGTAATCGGACTCGTAATGCGGCCAATGTACTTCCCCATTCCATAGCCTTTATCTTTGATAAAGTTGCTCTGCCCCAGATTCATCGTTCCCCCGGCACCCGCGAAAGCCAATGCTCCCAGCAGTGCCATCGTTCCCAGGCCGCTGGAAGGGTCAGGCATTTTGCCGATACTGACGGCTCCTTCCAGCATGGCGGTCACTGCATAAGGCTGGATGAGATAGATCCCCAGGACGACGGCAATCACGAAAATCATGCCCACCAGAAAGATCTGAATCTTTTCTACCGTATTGTAAACCACAGGTCCGGTGGTCAGGACAACCCCCACCAGCAACAGT contains:
- a CDS encoding Nramp family divalent metal transporter, giving the protein MSDDSAVVEEELVPDDVIPHQSLPPLKYRDLPAAISWKKMIGPSIMLAGLSLGSGEFVLWPYITYKTGFIFFWACLLGVMTQFFMNMEIERWTLVTGESAITGFCRLNKNWAWIMLLLNIVPWAWPGWATGAGTMLSWTFLGPETIAVAQLDPAPAQFDLSKVSEKASYSSDSGTLQWRGPMSEPERDELSLAFQQNQIPDQSALIFQNIQQGTDLNYEAKYSAFLGIAGLLLVGVVLTTGPVVYNTVEKIQIFLVGMIFVIAVVLGIYLIQPYAVTAMLEGAVSIGKMPDPSSGLGTMALLGALAFAGAGGTMNLGQSNFIKDKGYGMGKYIGRITSPITGQEEAVSEVGYHFKHTPENQERWKQWWRAANIEHFFSFFLTCLACLVLLSLISYSLFYEANGQIREGMGKFGEGLNFIWGQATLLEAKLGNTFKLLFLLMGVAILLTTELGVLDATARISADILKVNYLRENEHWSLSKLYYFFLWGEILLGSAILLYGSINPHFSQPLFLIKTSAAMNGGVMFLYSMILLYMNSKILSRSISTSPLRFVTMVWAAAFFGYFSLQAFQMQIIPYFFPHS
- a CDS encoding right-handed parallel beta-helix repeat-containing protein; translated protein: MSVSETQAATYYVNNQTGSDEYDGLSEKTAVATIARAIALSKTSDRIELANTGTVYRESMLFRKLGGIPDRPFLIEGNGAVISGLRSLPAEQWKSTGEGVYVLQLDKTPYGNPFLVSAGKRLPAARNREALKEGEHFWDRESHRIYLHCAAGKRPVDYKLEATLKVSGLTLTSASYISCQNLIAEHFTNDGFNIHGDCRGIRLENVVARHNGDDGISIHEAGGLIVQNAYVHGNFYGIQDVNASRSVYNGVLAEKNQVGVSLVGGYHSLVDCQVRNNTQKEIDIAGAVPRHLIGGEQNLLARTILFAQNVSVFGEGSAVGLSVRNGAHAIVEHTVITGTRTGVFLDAQSHGHLTLTAVSKCDTILDLQSKDCFLDYNLYGVGRFRWMETDYSADQWAAYQAASQQDQHSRIEQISIAADGMVSAPGEALLFSERKQTVGPTAPFTLSFFQD